In Gemmata obscuriglobus, a single genomic region encodes these proteins:
- a CDS encoding Trm112 family protein — protein sequence MDEAFLAQLRCPLDPERQTTLVREEQQIRCTGCHVHFPVKQGLPVLVPDEAELPAGMRELSQLPCQRRANRRKNLN from the coding sequence GTGGACGAGGCCTTTCTCGCGCAGCTCCGCTGCCCACTCGACCCAGAACGCCAGACCACGCTGGTCCGCGAAGAGCAACAGATTCGCTGTACCGGCTGCCACGTGCATTTTCCCGTCAAGCAAGGACTTCCCGTTCTTGTTCCCGACGAAGCGGAACTGCCAGCCGGGATGCGCGAACTGAGCCAGCTTCCCTGTCAGCGGCGGGCGAACCGCCGGAAAAACCTGAATTGA
- a CDS encoding M1 family metallopeptidase → MRWFAPAAVAFALLIGFSPPARAAEPAPVSADKLPRYDLDISLDNRTRRATIRERVTWTNTAKTPTSELAFNFYPHFQVPAGEALLFAKTLELLRLQPSLGIDRDGKTGEIVGARLLGSGAEPVDLPYSYDEKNPTALRFRLPAPVAAGQTVSIEVVCDLRLPNKQGRWGHYEGVTYLTNAIPLLAVYGDDGWKPMPFVPWHQPWYNEAGVFQAAVTVAEKELVACSAVAKSETKLADGKKRIEYLPFTGRDFAVLASARYKEFTSSTKLPSGREVQLKCLAFPEHEFYATEILKMVGDAIPVYSQWFGDYPYTQFTVAESYFGWNGNECGGLVMIDERVFGMPHLARNYVEYLVSHETCHQWWYNLIGTNGYAEPYLDEGAAAFFTHRFIDRKRGKNNPFLKWPQGLEWLPNIHRENYRNGSMYHAIRNGEMTPAAQELPQYKHLFGLFTGAYDRGSKVFALIEDRLGEAAFMDFIRGVAQKYSWGILSSVQLRAELESYTGRDWSEFFQRWVFGTGMTDWSVERVKVGPLGGPRTRGGYSVSVTVKQSREFTEPTLVAFTKGDSTARLPVGPFAEPVQFEQYNATATPLGDNRWRIDAELPFEPDQVTVDPDGVLLDANPGNNRWKPGASVRATPLYTQLDETGLTTSYDRLNVVVGPWVWGPSAQDPWYTRSTMLGLRAGVLRTERYAGGAYTAIRSDYRDAVVGVDGRIMLEHREIGANWETRIGGPWGGLDGASGAQRGSVYFRNIHKETSSQYLPPMFYDEAFATYQDNFLPFQRFDTLARGGERYDRLWMAGWHVRLNLNTPYWDPECGVWVDAMAAGGQGDFANGWKPLAQGRAELALVHTLPDWTGPFRYTRLAGRVLGQWASPERGQFFALGGGTLFRGFDLAERQGSALWVANVELRYPLARNVTWDILDHSVGARNLYLATFYDVGAVYANGQTVGGNVAHAVGAGLRMDVAIFSFIERATLRFDVGKSLNGGTPLQFWFGVQHAF, encoded by the coding sequence TTGCGTTGGTTTGCACCTGCTGCGGTAGCGTTCGCGCTGCTCATCGGTTTCTCGCCCCCTGCGCGAGCTGCCGAGCCCGCGCCCGTCTCCGCAGACAAGCTCCCTCGCTACGACCTCGACATTTCTCTCGATAACCGCACGCGCCGGGCCACCATTCGCGAGCGTGTAACCTGGACGAACACGGCAAAAACGCCCACAAGTGAGCTGGCGTTCAACTTCTATCCGCACTTCCAGGTTCCCGCCGGTGAGGCTCTGCTCTTCGCGAAAACCCTCGAACTACTGCGACTTCAGCCGTCTCTCGGGATCGACCGCGACGGCAAGACGGGTGAGATCGTCGGCGCCCGGTTGCTGGGTTCGGGCGCCGAACCGGTCGACCTTCCTTACAGTTACGACGAAAAGAACCCAACCGCGTTACGTTTCCGGCTCCCCGCGCCGGTCGCTGCCGGCCAGACGGTTTCGATCGAAGTCGTGTGCGACTTGCGGTTACCCAACAAGCAAGGACGCTGGGGGCACTACGAAGGGGTTACATACCTTACAAACGCCATTCCTTTACTGGCGGTTTACGGTGACGACGGGTGGAAGCCGATGCCGTTCGTACCGTGGCACCAGCCCTGGTACAACGAGGCCGGGGTGTTCCAGGCTGCCGTGACCGTGGCCGAAAAGGAACTGGTCGCGTGTTCGGCGGTTGCGAAGTCGGAAACGAAGCTGGCGGACGGGAAGAAGCGGATCGAGTATCTGCCGTTCACCGGCCGTGATTTCGCGGTGCTGGCGTCGGCACGCTACAAGGAGTTCACCAGTTCCACGAAGCTGCCGAGCGGTCGCGAGGTTCAACTCAAGTGCCTCGCGTTTCCCGAGCACGAGTTCTACGCGACCGAAATCCTGAAGATGGTCGGCGACGCCATCCCGGTCTACTCCCAATGGTTCGGTGACTACCCGTACACGCAGTTTACCGTGGCCGAGTCGTACTTCGGGTGGAACGGGAACGAGTGCGGCGGCCTCGTCATGATCGACGAGCGGGTGTTCGGGATGCCGCACCTGGCGCGGAACTACGTCGAATACCTCGTGTCGCACGAGACGTGTCACCAGTGGTGGTACAACCTGATCGGCACGAACGGCTACGCCGAACCCTACCTCGACGAGGGGGCGGCGGCGTTCTTTACGCACCGGTTCATTGACCGTAAGCGCGGGAAGAACAACCCGTTCTTGAAGTGGCCGCAGGGGCTGGAGTGGTTGCCCAACATCCACCGCGAGAACTATCGCAACGGCAGCATGTATCACGCGATCCGTAACGGCGAGATGACGCCGGCGGCGCAAGAGCTTCCGCAATACAAGCACCTGTTCGGGCTGTTTACCGGTGCCTACGACCGCGGCTCGAAAGTGTTCGCGCTCATCGAAGACCGGCTCGGAGAAGCCGCGTTCATGGATTTCATCCGGGGCGTCGCTCAGAAGTACTCCTGGGGCATTTTGTCGTCGGTGCAACTGCGGGCGGAACTCGAGTCCTACACCGGGCGTGACTGGTCCGAGTTCTTTCAGCGGTGGGTGTTCGGGACCGGGATGACGGACTGGTCCGTCGAGCGTGTGAAGGTGGGGCCGCTCGGAGGTCCACGCACCCGCGGCGGTTACAGCGTGTCCGTGACGGTGAAACAGAGCCGCGAGTTCACGGAGCCGACGTTAGTCGCGTTCACGAAGGGGGACTCGACCGCCCGTTTGCCGGTCGGCCCGTTTGCGGAACCGGTGCAGTTCGAGCAGTACAACGCCACCGCGACGCCGCTCGGCGACAACCGCTGGCGAATCGATGCGGAACTGCCGTTCGAACCCGACCAAGTTACGGTCGATCCCGACGGCGTGCTACTGGACGCGAACCCCGGGAACAACCGGTGGAAGCCCGGGGCGAGTGTCCGGGCGACGCCACTGTACACCCAACTGGACGAGACGGGGCTCACCACGTCTTACGACCGGCTCAACGTCGTGGTCGGGCCGTGGGTGTGGGGGCCGTCCGCGCAAGACCCGTGGTACACGCGCTCCACGATGCTCGGGCTCCGCGCCGGGGTGCTTCGCACCGAGCGGTACGCCGGCGGCGCGTACACCGCGATCCGCTCGGACTACCGCGACGCGGTCGTCGGCGTGGACGGACGCATCATGTTGGAACACCGCGAGATCGGTGCGAACTGGGAGACACGAATCGGCGGCCCCTGGGGTGGACTGGACGGGGCCAGCGGGGCGCAGCGCGGGTCAGTGTACTTCCGCAACATCCACAAGGAAACATCGAGCCAATACCTGCCGCCGATGTTCTACGACGAGGCGTTCGCAACTTATCAGGACAACTTTCTGCCGTTCCAGCGGTTCGACACTCTGGCCCGCGGGGGCGAGCGGTACGACCGCTTGTGGATGGCCGGCTGGCACGTTCGGCTCAACTTGAACACGCCGTACTGGGACCCGGAGTGCGGGGTGTGGGTGGACGCCATGGCCGCCGGCGGTCAGGGCGACTTCGCGAACGGGTGGAAGCCGCTCGCGCAAGGTCGGGCGGAGCTGGCGCTGGTCCACACGCTGCCGGACTGGACCGGTCCGTTTCGCTACACCCGGCTGGCGGGCCGCGTGCTGGGGCAGTGGGCGAGTCCCGAACGCGGGCAGTTCTTTGCGCTCGGCGGGGGCACGCTGTTCCGGGGCTTCGATTTGGCGGAGCGCCAGGGCAGCGCCCTGTGGGTGGCGAACGTGGAACTCCGTTACCCGCTGGCGCGGAACGTCACGTGGGACATTCTCGACCACTCCGTCGGCGCGCGGAACCTGTACCTCGCGACGTTCTACGACGTGGGGGCGGTGTACGCGAACGGGCAGACGGTCGGCGGGAACGTGGCGCACGCGGTCGGCGCGGGGTTACGTATGGACGTGGCGATCTTCAGCTTCATCGAACGGGCGACGCTGCGCTTTGATGTCGGTAAGTCGCTCAACGGCGGCACGCCGCTCCAGTTCTGGTTCGGCGTGCAACACGCGTTCTGA
- a CDS encoding DUF3072 domain-containing protein, with amino-acid sequence MNANNSQPQQPADAIKDPKDWVTGDEPMTGAQESYVNTLARQAGQDVPEDMTKAEASEKIEELREQTGKTKRAAKPKSARASRKKSG; translated from the coding sequence ATGAACGCCAACAACTCACAACCGCAACAGCCCGCGGATGCGATCAAAGACCCGAAGGATTGGGTGACCGGTGACGAGCCCATGACGGGCGCGCAGGAGTCATACGTGAACACCCTCGCGCGTCAGGCCGGTCAAGACGTTCCCGAAGACATGACGAAGGCGGAAGCGTCCGAAAAGATCGAAGAGCTGCGCGAACAGACCGGCAAAACGAAACGCGCCGCGAAGCCAAAGTCCGCCCGCGCGAGCCGTAAGAAGAGCGGCTGA
- a CDS encoding MFS transporter produces MSLPAVTSRGRNLALLAALLGWMFDGMEMGLFPLVGRDALSEWLRDATDPSKVDKAQVDKWYGIVLACFLVGAATGGVLFGWLGDKIGRVRAMTVSILMYSLCSGLSAASQSPEQLAALRFLGALGMGGEWALGVALVMELWPGASRALMAGLIGAFGNLGYLICGGIALGLSPNRTSPADIQNALTTIGLSTDWAAQLTAGNNWRLLMLVGALPALLTMALRLFVPESEKWMHEKESGRAALWSERDLAGVLVGAGAAGVVIVLWALSDPFTFTIQQTAFTVPVPFWVRVVGSLVGLVVVVLGYLYPARGYLTRSGLSPEARATTLRRMLLGAGLSGVALLGTWAGLMWMYQWVGDLPGGKSPDARAWMQVSSSIGAALGCMAGALLCGPLGRRPVYAALCVASMLAMVGFYQQGLLYEGGKPPFDVVFVLASGVLGMISASFYGWLPLYLPELFPTAVRATGQGFGFNFGRIIAAAGNLQMANLLTYFDKDYSRACALVAGVYMVGLVLIAFAPETKGKPLPE; encoded by the coding sequence ATGAGCCTTCCCGCCGTCACCTCACGCGGTCGCAACCTCGCCCTCCTTGCCGCCCTGCTGGGCTGGATGTTCGACGGCATGGAAATGGGGCTGTTCCCGCTCGTCGGCCGGGACGCACTGAGCGAGTGGCTCCGCGACGCGACGGACCCGTCGAAGGTCGACAAGGCGCAGGTGGACAAGTGGTACGGAATCGTGCTGGCGTGCTTCCTCGTCGGGGCGGCAACGGGGGGCGTGCTGTTCGGGTGGCTCGGTGACAAGATCGGCCGCGTTCGCGCGATGACCGTCAGCATCCTGATGTACTCGCTGTGTAGCGGGCTGTCGGCCGCGTCGCAATCGCCCGAACAGCTCGCGGCGCTGCGGTTCCTCGGCGCGCTCGGGATGGGCGGCGAATGGGCACTCGGCGTCGCGCTGGTCATGGAGCTGTGGCCCGGCGCCTCGCGCGCCCTCATGGCCGGGTTGATCGGCGCGTTCGGTAACCTCGGGTACCTGATTTGCGGCGGCATCGCGCTCGGGCTGAGCCCCAACCGCACATCGCCGGCGGACATCCAGAACGCGCTCACCACGATCGGGCTCTCGACCGACTGGGCCGCTCAGCTCACCGCGGGTAACAACTGGCGGTTGCTCATGCTGGTCGGCGCGCTGCCCGCCCTGCTGACAATGGCCCTCCGGCTGTTCGTGCCCGAATCGGAAAAGTGGATGCACGAAAAGGAATCCGGACGCGCCGCCCTGTGGTCGGAGCGGGACCTTGCGGGCGTGCTGGTGGGGGCGGGAGCGGCGGGTGTGGTCATTGTGCTATGGGCGCTCTCCGACCCGTTCACGTTCACGATCCAACAGACCGCGTTCACGGTCCCGGTTCCGTTCTGGGTGCGGGTCGTCGGCTCGCTCGTCGGTCTGGTGGTGGTGGTGCTCGGCTACCTTTATCCCGCACGTGGATACCTCACCCGCAGCGGCCTTTCGCCCGAAGCGCGCGCGACCACACTTCGTCGGATGCTCCTCGGGGCGGGGCTGAGCGGGGTCGCGCTCCTGGGAACCTGGGCCGGGCTGATGTGGATGTACCAGTGGGTCGGCGACCTCCCCGGGGGCAAGTCGCCGGACGCGCGGGCGTGGATGCAGGTGTCATCGTCGATCGGGGCCGCACTCGGGTGCATGGCCGGCGCGCTGTTGTGCGGCCCGCTCGGGCGCCGGCCCGTTTACGCGGCACTCTGTGTTGCCTCGATGCTGGCGATGGTCGGGTTTTACCAGCAAGGGTTGCTCTACGAGGGCGGGAAGCCTCCGTTCGATGTCGTGTTCGTCCTCGCGTCGGGTGTGCTGGGGATGATCTCGGCGTCGTTCTACGGCTGGCTGCCGCTCTACTTACCCGAACTGTTCCCGACCGCCGTCCGGGCGACCGGCCAGGGGTTCGGTTTCAACTTCGGGCGCATCATCGCAGCGGCGGGCAACCTGCAAATGGCCAACCTGCTGACCTACTTCGACAAGGACTACTCGCGCGCGTGCGCGCTGGTCGCCGGCGTGTACATGGTGGGCCTGGTGCTGATCGCGTTCGCGCCCGAAACGAAGGGCAAACCGCTCCCGGAATAA
- a CDS encoding GNAT family N-acetyltransferase: protein MRPLQIATPSDVPRLQRLVERSVRALSEGYYTARQVESALRYVFGPDTRLIADGTYYVIEGDAGELAAAGGWSHRRTLYGGDQAKGADDSLLDPAVDPARIRAFFVHPSWARRGLARCLFEQCRAAAVAAGFRTLELMATLPGVPLYRALGFTAAEPTVTELPDGEVLPMVRMSRPLP, encoded by the coding sequence ATGCGGCCGCTGCAAATCGCAACGCCGTCCGACGTTCCGCGGTTACAGCGGCTCGTCGAGCGGTCGGTCCGGGCGTTGAGCGAAGGGTACTACACCGCACGGCAGGTTGAAAGCGCCCTGCGGTACGTGTTCGGTCCCGACACCCGGTTGATCGCGGACGGAACCTATTACGTGATCGAGGGCGACGCGGGGGAACTGGCCGCCGCTGGTGGTTGGAGCCACCGGCGGACCCTCTACGGCGGCGATCAAGCGAAGGGTGCGGACGACTCGCTTCTCGATCCGGCGGTCGATCCGGCCCGCATTCGCGCGTTCTTTGTTCACCCGTCCTGGGCGCGACGGGGGCTCGCCCGATGTCTGTTCGAGCAGTGCCGCGCGGCCGCCGTCGCGGCCGGGTTCCGCACGCTGGAGTTGATGGCCACGCTGCCCGGGGTGCCGCTCTACCGCGCCCTCGGGTTCACCGCCGCTGAGCCGACGGTAACGGAACTGCCCGACGGTGAAGTCTTGCCCATGGTCCGGATGAGCCGCCCGTTGCCGTAA
- a CDS encoding periplasmic heavy metal sensor translates to MRAMRCMLAGLMAAVLVTVVAAQPGGRQFGGFGGGFGDVNTLVLTNAALQEELKVTAAQKEKLKPLVDKQSEFQKSRMEMMSKGKDGFDREKFMEMNEQGKKLTEEVKKTVEDTLSADQKKRLQQIAVQQMGFTVFNDPEAKGGGGGGKGGKGGKGGGGGFGGFVTDSQKETIKEVGEALKLSDKQKSTIKAVVDDFNKESREIRTEAGIGGGFGGGKGGNREQPDQEKVDAANKKIERLRKEAWAKVEEALDSTQKTAWKGIVGEPFDLAKLRPAPLPKKD, encoded by the coding sequence ATGCGGGCGATGCGGTGTATGCTGGCGGGCCTGATGGCCGCCGTTCTGGTGACCGTGGTTGCGGCCCAACCGGGCGGCCGGCAGTTCGGCGGGTTCGGCGGCGGCTTCGGCGACGTCAACACCCTGGTGCTGACCAACGCGGCGCTGCAGGAAGAGCTCAAGGTGACCGCGGCCCAGAAGGAGAAGCTCAAGCCGCTCGTGGACAAGCAGTCCGAGTTCCAGAAGTCCCGCATGGAAATGATGAGCAAGGGCAAGGACGGGTTCGACCGAGAGAAGTTCATGGAGATGAACGAGCAGGGCAAGAAGCTCACCGAAGAGGTGAAGAAGACGGTCGAGGACACGCTGAGCGCCGACCAGAAGAAGCGGCTGCAGCAGATCGCCGTCCAGCAGATGGGCTTCACGGTGTTCAACGACCCCGAGGCCAAGGGCGGTGGCGGCGGTGGTAAGGGCGGTAAAGGCGGCAAGGGCGGCGGCGGCGGCTTCGGCGGGTTCGTGACCGACTCGCAGAAGGAGACCATCAAGGAAGTCGGCGAGGCCCTCAAGCTGAGCGACAAGCAGAAGAGCACGATCAAGGCGGTGGTGGACGACTTCAACAAGGAGTCCCGCGAGATCCGCACCGAGGCCGGCATCGGCGGCGGGTTCGGCGGCGGCAAGGGCGGCAACCGGGAGCAACCGGATCAGGAGAAGGTCGACGCGGCCAACAAGAAGATCGAGCGGCTCCGCAAGGAGGCCTGGGCGAAGGTCGAGGAAGCCCTCGACAGCACCCAGAAGACCGCGTGGAAGGGGATCGTTGGCGAGCCGTTCGACCTGGCCAAGCTGCGCCCGGCGCCGCTGCCCAAGAAGGACTGA
- a CDS encoding TIGR03009 domain-containing protein — protein sequence MRAAGFTLAALLIAGSVGVAQPPAGAVPGQPVPPAQVPVAKADPQLDGHLAAWEKKMVSVVNLRTEVALTRTDSVSQKSTAYSGQVLCMKPNFAVLRLNNNADKTNTDYEAYICNGRAVYAYSGLAKTVTEIELPKAGPGVDNLMLDFLAGMKAKDVKERFDINLFKTDENYIYLDIKPRFGKDQLEFKHLRLALYGPGAATRAVAYLPAQVFMLKANDDTEVWKFSNPMVDIPGVKPEHFQYVEIKEKGWTVSKAVPQPVGGNRPVPAGGTGPAGGAVRRDK from the coding sequence ATGAGAGCCGCTGGCTTCACCCTGGCTGCACTGTTGATCGCCGGTTCGGTCGGCGTGGCCCAACCGCCCGCCGGCGCGGTGCCCGGCCAACCGGTCCCGCCCGCCCAGGTCCCGGTCGCGAAGGCCGACCCGCAACTCGACGGGCACCTGGCCGCCTGGGAAAAGAAAATGGTGTCCGTGGTGAACCTGCGCACCGAGGTCGCGCTCACCCGCACCGACAGCGTGAGCCAGAAGTCCACCGCCTACAGCGGGCAGGTGCTGTGCATGAAGCCCAACTTCGCGGTCCTGCGGCTCAACAACAACGCCGACAAAACGAACACCGACTACGAGGCGTACATCTGCAACGGGAGGGCCGTGTACGCGTACAGCGGGCTGGCCAAGACGGTGACCGAGATCGAACTGCCCAAGGCCGGCCCCGGGGTGGACAACCTGATGCTCGACTTCCTCGCCGGCATGAAGGCGAAGGACGTGAAGGAGCGGTTCGACATCAACCTGTTCAAGACCGACGAGAACTACATCTACCTGGACATCAAGCCGCGGTTCGGGAAGGACCAGCTCGAGTTCAAGCACCTCCGGCTGGCCCTGTACGGCCCCGGGGCCGCAACCCGCGCGGTCGCGTACCTGCCGGCCCAGGTGTTCATGCTGAAGGCGAACGACGACACGGAAGTCTGGAAGTTCTCCAACCCGATGGTGGACATCCCGGGCGTCAAGCCGGAACACTTCCAGTACGTCGAGATCAAGGAAAAGGGGTGGACCGTTTCAAAGGCTGTGCCGCAACCGGTAGGCGGGAACCGCCCGGTGCCGGCGGGCGGCACGGGGCCGGCGGGTGGCGCGGTGCGCCGGGACAAGTGA
- a CDS encoding RsmD family RNA methyltransferase yields the protein MLEKVQVRIVAGSLRGRKLTVVVHEGMRPTPQMVREALFSILGNAVPDRAFYDIFAGTGVIGLEAVSRGASVARLIEKDARQVTDIQRYAEQFGVSARVQVLKADVYRWAERWLPPKDPVNLFLSPPFPDLSEKADEFLTLVNTLFAKAPNESVLTIQAEEGFPLDRLPTPGAWDVRKYGRNILLFLVISRDGAAPPAGDPNAPTAPA from the coding sequence ATGCTCGAAAAAGTTCAGGTCCGAATCGTGGCCGGGTCGCTCCGCGGGCGCAAGCTCACGGTGGTGGTCCACGAGGGAATGCGCCCGACCCCGCAGATGGTCCGCGAGGCGCTGTTCAGCATCCTCGGGAACGCGGTGCCCGACCGCGCGTTTTACGACATCTTCGCCGGCACCGGTGTGATCGGGCTGGAGGCGGTCAGCCGCGGCGCGTCGGTCGCCCGGCTGATCGAAAAGGACGCGCGACAGGTCACGGACATCCAGCGGTACGCCGAGCAGTTCGGGGTGTCGGCGCGGGTGCAGGTGCTCAAGGCGGACGTGTACCGGTGGGCGGAGCGGTGGCTGCCGCCGAAGGACCCGGTGAACCTGTTCCTGAGCCCACCGTTCCCGGACCTGAGCGAGAAGGCGGACGAGTTCCTGACGCTGGTGAACACGCTGTTCGCAAAAGCGCCCAACGAATCGGTGCTGACGATTCAGGCGGAAGAGGGCTTCCCGCTGGACCGCTTGCCGACCCCCGGGGCTTGGGACGTGCGCAAGTACGGGCGCAACATCCTGCTGTTCCTGGTCATTTCGCGCGACGGTGCGGCGCCCCCGGCGGGCGATCCGAACGCGCCCACTGCGCCCGCGTGA
- a CDS encoding ATP-binding protein — protein sequence MSDRPTLSKHPAPGAVHSIRDRTWPAWCGLALSVIASVASAAFARTTFHEYRDAVRWYQQALDVLGELEALDAAALSARSSARGYAMSGQERQAARFDEALPQAVAQVARIRTFTESNSPLQTSLDQFEPVFNQFCRVASGIVEARRGGATPNELALRSEALTDASDALIGASQAMQAEERHTLRARAGEAEKAARWLGSAVAACATAGTGLACASGFWVFRAMRRARRARDAAEDASRAKGEFLANVSHELRTPLNGIIGMTDLTLGGELPPDQRDRLLLVRESAGTLLTLVNDLLDLAKIEAGRLDLAPVRFELHRVVGRALRLLAERARNKGLVLRCAIAPEVPTEAVGDPDRLVQILTNLVSNAIKFTENGEVVIHVRAAERSAGGLAVAFEVADTGIGIPADRLEKIFRPFEQADGSTTRKYGGTGLGLSIVDRLTRMMGGRVTVASQPGRGSTFTATVRLGAVSSETILLPPASVTGVRVLVVKPPGPGRDTLTRLLAGWAMRPETEDTPAEAVARLAAGGFGLVVVSEDQTGGPGGAERVVTAAAGVPVLVVHWGAPRRGAARACAALARPYTPSDLFDAVMAALTPSVATAPAEPEPEPAPPVPGRRLRLLLAEDNRINQRVAQELLGRVGHTVVSVADGAEAVAAWEAGAFDAVLMDVQMPVMGGFEATAAIRARERERRGRRTPIVAMTARAMAGDEDECRAAGMDAYVPKPLNPGHLMKILAELVPDESAPPPPAEPVCDLEWLPADIRHEIAALFITEAPGDLAAVRTAVAGGDAAQLVRAAHRLAGSLESLRAGPNLAIARRLQVMGKSKDLTGATAALTELEVELDRLTVVLRALVCAPTALAANGT from the coding sequence ATGTCCGACCGCCCCACTCTCTCGAAGCACCCCGCGCCGGGTGCGGTGCATTCGATCCGCGACCGCACGTGGCCCGCGTGGTGCGGGCTTGCGTTGTCGGTCATCGCTTCGGTGGCATCAGCGGCGTTCGCCAGAACGACCTTTCATGAGTACCGCGACGCCGTTCGCTGGTACCAGCAGGCACTCGACGTGCTCGGTGAGCTTGAGGCGCTCGATGCGGCCGCTTTGAGTGCCCGCTCGTCCGCACGGGGGTACGCCATGTCCGGCCAGGAACGGCAGGCGGCCCGGTTCGATGAGGCGCTCCCCCAAGCCGTCGCGCAGGTGGCCCGGATTCGCACATTCACCGAGAGCAACTCGCCCCTGCAAACGTCGCTCGACCAGTTCGAGCCGGTCTTCAACCAGTTCTGCCGGGTCGCAAGCGGGATCGTCGAGGCCCGGCGGGGCGGAGCGACCCCGAACGAACTGGCCCTGCGGTCCGAGGCGTTGACCGACGCCTCGGACGCGCTGATCGGTGCGAGCCAGGCGATGCAGGCCGAGGAGCGGCACACGCTCCGCGCGCGAGCGGGCGAGGCCGAAAAGGCGGCCCGGTGGCTCGGGAGCGCGGTCGCGGCGTGTGCGACCGCCGGCACCGGGCTCGCGTGCGCGAGCGGGTTCTGGGTGTTCCGGGCGATGCGCCGGGCGCGCCGCGCCCGGGACGCGGCCGAGGACGCGAGCCGGGCCAAGGGCGAGTTCCTGGCGAACGTCAGCCACGAACTGCGGACCCCGCTCAACGGCATCATCGGGATGACCGACCTCACCCTCGGGGGCGAACTCCCGCCGGACCAGCGGGACCGGCTGCTCCTGGTCCGGGAGTCGGCCGGGACGCTGCTCACCCTGGTCAACGACCTCCTCGACTTGGCCAAGATCGAAGCCGGCCGGCTGGACCTGGCGCCGGTCCGGTTCGAACTCCACCGGGTCGTCGGCCGCGCGCTGCGGTTGCTGGCCGAGCGGGCTCGCAACAAGGGGCTGGTGCTGCGGTGCGCCATCGCCCCGGAGGTGCCCACCGAAGCGGTGGGGGACCCGGACCGGCTGGTGCAGATCCTCACCAACTTGGTTTCCAACGCGATCAAATTCACCGAGAACGGCGAGGTCGTGATTCACGTGCGGGCGGCGGAGCGGAGCGCCGGCGGGCTCGCCGTGGCGTTCGAGGTCGCCGACACCGGGATCGGGATCCCCGCCGACCGGCTGGAGAAGATCTTCCGCCCGTTCGAGCAGGCGGACGGGTCGACCACCCGGAAGTACGGCGGCACCGGGCTCGGGCTGTCGATCGTCGACCGGCTCACGCGCATGATGGGCGGCCGCGTGACGGTGGCGAGCCAGCCCGGGCGGGGGAGCACGTTCACCGCGACGGTCCGGCTCGGCGCGGTTTCGAGCGAGACGATCCTGCTGCCGCCCGCGTCCGTCACCGGGGTCCGGGTGCTGGTCGTCAAGCCCCCGGGGCCGGGCCGGGACACACTGACTCGGCTCCTGGCCGGTTGGGCGATGCGCCCCGAAACAGAGGACACGCCGGCCGAGGCGGTCGCGCGGCTGGCCGCCGGCGGCTTCGGGCTGGTCGTGGTTTCGGAAGACCAAACCGGTGGCCCCGGTGGCGCCGAACGGGTGGTGACCGCCGCCGCCGGTGTACCGGTCCTGGTGGTCCACTGGGGCGCGCCGCGGCGCGGGGCCGCCCGTGCGTGTGCCGCGCTCGCTCGGCCGTACACGCCGTCGGACCTGTTTGACGCGGTCATGGCCGCCCTGACCCCGTCGGTCGCAACTGCCCCGGCGGAGCCGGAGCCGGAGCCCGCTCCGCCCGTGCCGGGGCGCCGGCTGCGCCTCCTCCTGGCAGAAGACAACCGGATCAACCAGCGGGTGGCGCAGGAGCTTCTGGGGCGCGTGGGGCACACCGTGGTGTCCGTGGCCGACGGGGCGGAGGCGGTGGCGGCCTGGGAAGCGGGTGCGTTCGATGCGGTACTGATGGACGTTCAGATGCCGGTGATGGGCGGGTTCGAAGCCACGGCGGCGATCCGCGCCCGCGAACGGGAGCGCCGCGGCCGGCGCACCCCGATCGTGGCCATGACCGCACGGGCGATGGCGGGGGACGAAGACGAGTGCCGGGCGGCCGGGATGGACGCCTACGTCCCGAAACCACTGAACCCGGGCCACCTGATGAAGATTCTGGCCGAACTGGTGCCCGACGAATCTGCCCCGCCGCCCCCGGCCGAACCGGTGTGCGACCTGGAATGGCTCCCCGCGGACATCCGCCACGAGATCGCGGCGCTGTTCATCACCGAAGCCCCGGGGGACCTGGCCGCGGTCCGGACGGCGGTCGCGGGCGGGGACGCGGCCCAACTCGTCCGGGCCGCGCACCGGCTGGCCGGTTCGCTCGAGAGCCTGCGTGCCGGACCGAACCTGGCGATCGCCCGCCGGCTGCAAGTGATGGGAAAAAGCAAAGACCTGACCGGCGCCACGGCCGCCCTGACCGAACTGGAAGTCGAGCTTGACCGGCTCACCGTGGTGCTCCGCGCGCTCGTGTGTGCCCCCACCGCGTTGGCGGCGAATGGAACATGA